A window of the Oryza brachyantha chromosome 5, ObraRS2, whole genome shotgun sequence genome harbors these coding sequences:
- the LOC102700897 gene encoding mucin-5AC-like isoform X2 translates to MEDLLGAEIGKNDYDWLLTPPGTPRTPRLEVAEKTPSSNILPRRTATRSSSTTRASRLSVSQTENGLSTVPARPARSNSVTRPSIQSTLMSSSNRTAVLNTSISSVSSRPTTPSRRSSTVVPPKQSVAASRPVPARYSTPVKTRPSTPAKTRPSTPVRTRQAANSTSDSTAAKITSAQNSRPSTPTSRSRAMPNSSSGAIPAMSRPGVIPATSRGTVSATSRPGSSSSNVPGISRATSLSSSTIPSMSRSTSRSSTPTRQPAIRSSAPNIGRSPSVGRSSSISSLTSSINRPAANGGRNSAPSSAPSSRPGSPSPRPRAPVRPLDIPDFPNETPPNLRTKLPERPLSAGRSRPGMALGVRSTPSNESSAASAPVKKVSVPAMSRSKFSDAPSKTPTLTNGRQNRQTERSSMDSQPTKGSRPVTGTDNGFGMTMSKKSLDMAIRHMDIRQNLGGIRGAALFPHSIRSTAGKGRPARMSDPGHTISNGDRHYGDNGSINGHFSGDSNGALSRNGGSSTDSPDRGSIGGKETLSELDMYGSSRYEAMLLREDVRNTSWLHGFDDAKPDQSPLFDHRFEPLPEPFSPL, encoded by the exons ATGGAGGACCTGCTGGGTGCGGAGATCGGGAAGAACGACTATGACTG GCTTCTAACTCCCCCGGGGACGCCCCGTACTCCTAGACTGGAGGTTGCAGAGAAAACACCATCCTCAAATATATTACCTAGGCGGACTGCCACTAGATCATCATCAACCACCAGAGCGTCAAGG CTTTCGGTGTCTCAAACAGAGAATGGACTTTCCACAGTTCCCGCTAGACCAGCTAGAAGTAACTCTGTCACTCGTCCTTCTATTCAGTCCACTCTCATGTCTAGCTCCAACAGGACAGCAGTTCTCAATACAAGCATTTCTTCCGTCAGCTCAAGACCCACAACCCCAAGCAGGCGAAGCAGCACTGTTGTTCCACCAAAGCAATCAG TTGCAGCTTCACGCCCTGTGCCAGCAAGATACTCTACTCCTGTTAAAACTCGTCCATCTACACCAGCCAAAACTCGCCCATCTACTCCTGTGAGAACTCGTCAAGCAGCCAATTCTACAAGTGACTCAACTGCTGCCAAGATTACATCAGCTCAAAATTCAAGGCCATCAACTCCAACCTCCAGATCCCGTGCTATGCCCAATTCATCTTCTGGTGCAATTCCTGCAATGAGCCGTCCAGGTGTGATTCCTGCAACAAGTCGTGGTACAGTTTCAGCAACAAGCCGCCCTGGCTCATCCTCAAGTAATGTACCTGGGATAAGCCGTGCCACCTCATTGTCTTCAAGTACAATTCCTTCAATGAGCCGCTCCACCTCACGTTCATCCACACCTACACGCCAGCCTGCAATACGTTCATCAGCCCCAAATATTGGTCGCTCACCTTCTGTTGGGCGGAGTTCTAGCATCAGTAGCTTGACATCATCTATCAATCGACCTGCAGCAAATGGTGGCCGGAACTCAGCACCTTCATCAGCTCCATCATCTCGTCCAGGTTCTCCTAGTCCACGACCTCGAGCTCCAGTTCGTCCACTTGATATCCCTGATTTTCCAAATGAAACACCACCAAATCTTAGGACAAAACTGCCTGAACGACCATTATCTGCTGGTAGATCACGTCCGGGCATGGCTTTAGGAGTAAGATCAACCCCAAGTAATGAATCATCAGCTGCCTCAGCTCCTGTAAAGAAGGTGTCTGTGCCTGCTATGAGTCGAAGTAAATTTTCTGATGCACCATCAAAGACACCTACTCTCACGAATGGGCGCCAAAACAGACAGACTGAAAGGTCTAGTATGGACAGTCAACCTACTAAAGGCTCCAGGCCTGTCACAGGCACAGATAATGGATTTGGGATGACTATGTCAAAGAAGTCACTAGACATGGCAATCAGGCACATG GACATTCGGCAGAATTTGGGTGGAATACGTGGTGCGGCCCTCTTCCCCCATAGCATCCGCTCAACTGCCGGCAAGGGCAGGCCGGCTCGAATGTCTGATCCTGGGCATACCATCTCGAATGGGGACCGGCACTACGGCGACAACGGCAGCATCAACGGGCACTTCTCCGGGGACTCGAACGGAGCGCTCTCCCGCAACGGTGGCAGCTCCACCGACTCGCCGGACCGGGGAAGCATCGGGGGCAAGGAGACGCTGAGCGAGCTGGACATGTACGGCAGCTCGCGCTACGAGGCGATGCTGCTGAGGGAAGACGTGAGGAACACGAGCTGGCTGCACGGCTTCGACGACGCCAAGCCTGACCAGAGCCCGCTGTTCGACCACCGGTTCGAGCCGCTCCCGGAGCCCTTCAGCCCGCTATGA
- the LOC102700897 gene encoding mucin-5AC-like isoform X3, with translation MEDLLGAEIGKNDYDWLLTPPGTPRTPRLEVAEKTPSSNILPRRTATRSSSTTRASRLSVSQTENGLSTVPARPARSNSVTRPSIQSTLMSSSNRTAVLNTSISSVSSRPTTPSRRSSTVVPPKQSVAASRPVPARYSTPVKTRPSTPAKTRPSTPVRTRQAANSTSDSTAAKITSAQNSRPSTPTSRSRAMPNSSSGAIPAMSRPGVIPATSRGTVSATSRPGSSSSNVPGISRATSLSSSTIPSMSRSTSRSSTPTRQPAIRSSAPNIGRSPSVGRSSSISSLTSSINRPAANGGRNSAPSSAPSSRPGSPSPRPRAPVRPLDIPDFPNETPPNLRTKLPERPLSAGRSRPGMALGVRSTPSNESSAASAPVKKVSVPAMSRSKFSDAPSKTPTLTNGRQNRQTERSSMDSQPTKGSRPVTGTDNGFGMTMSKKSLDMAIRHMDIRQNLGGIRGAALFPHSIRSTAGKGRPARMSDPGHTISNGDRHYGDNGSINGHFSGDSNGALSRNGGSSTDSPDRGSIGGKETLSELDMYGSSRYEAMLLREDVRNTSWLHGFDDAKPDQSPLFDHRFEPLPEPFSPL, from the exons ATGGAGGACCTGCTGGGTGCGGAGATCGGGAAGAACGACTATGACTG GCTTCTAACTCCCCCGGGGACGCCCCGTACTCCTAGACTGGAGGTTGCAGAGAAAACACCATCCTCAAATATATTACCTAGGCGGACTGCCACTAGATCATCATCAACCACCAGAGCGTCAAGG CTTTCGGTGTCTCAAACAGAGAATGGACTTTCCACAGTTCCCGCTAGACCAGCTAGAAGTAACTCTGTCACTCGTCCTTCTATTCAGTCCACTCTCATGTCTAGCTCCAACAGGACAGCAG TTCTCAATACAAGCATTTCTTCCGTCAGCTCAAGACCCACAACCCCAAGCAGGCGAAGCAGCACTGTTGTTCCACCAAAGCAATCAGTTGCAGCTTCACGCCCTGTGCCAGCAAGATACTCTACTCCTGTTAAAACTCGTCCATCTACACCAGCCAAAACTCGCCCATCTACTCCTGTGAGAACTCGTCAAGCAGCCAATTCTACAAGTGACTCAACTGCTGCCAAGATTACATCAGCTCAAAATTCAAGGCCATCAACTCCAACCTCCAGATCCCGTGCTATGCCCAATTCATCTTCTGGTGCAATTCCTGCAATGAGCCGTCCAGGTGTGATTCCTGCAACAAGTCGTGGTACAGTTTCAGCAACAAGCCGCCCTGGCTCATCCTCAAGTAATGTACCTGGGATAAGCCGTGCCACCTCATTGTCTTCAAGTACAATTCCTTCAATGAGCCGCTCCACCTCACGTTCATCCACACCTACACGCCAGCCTGCAATACGTTCATCAGCCCCAAATATTGGTCGCTCACCTTCTGTTGGGCGGAGTTCTAGCATCAGTAGCTTGACATCATCTATCAATCGACCTGCAGCAAATGGTGGCCGGAACTCAGCACCTTCATCAGCTCCATCATCTCGTCCAGGTTCTCCTAGTCCACGACCTCGAGCTCCAGTTCGTCCACTTGATATCCCTGATTTTCCAAATGAAACACCACCAAATCTTAGGACAAAACTGCCTGAACGACCATTATCTGCTGGTAGATCACGTCCGGGCATGGCTTTAGGAGTAAGATCAACCCCAAGTAATGAATCATCAGCTGCCTCAGCTCCTGTAAAGAAGGTGTCTGTGCCTGCTATGAGTCGAAGTAAATTTTCTGATGCACCATCAAAGACACCTACTCTCACGAATGGGCGCCAAAACAGACAGACTGAAAGGTCTAGTATGGACAGTCAACCTACTAAAGGCTCCAGGCCTGTCACAGGCACAGATAATGGATTTGGGATGACTATGTCAAAGAAGTCACTAGACATGGCAATCAGGCACATG GACATTCGGCAGAATTTGGGTGGAATACGTGGTGCGGCCCTCTTCCCCCATAGCATCCGCTCAACTGCCGGCAAGGGCAGGCCGGCTCGAATGTCTGATCCTGGGCATACCATCTCGAATGGGGACCGGCACTACGGCGACAACGGCAGCATCAACGGGCACTTCTCCGGGGACTCGAACGGAGCGCTCTCCCGCAACGGTGGCAGCTCCACCGACTCGCCGGACCGGGGAAGCATCGGGGGCAAGGAGACGCTGAGCGAGCTGGACATGTACGGCAGCTCGCGCTACGAGGCGATGCTGCTGAGGGAAGACGTGAGGAACACGAGCTGGCTGCACGGCTTCGACGACGCCAAGCCTGACCAGAGCCCGCTGTTCGACCACCGGTTCGAGCCGCTCCCGGAGCCCTTCAGCCCGCTATGA
- the LOC102700897 gene encoding mucin-5AC-like isoform X1, which translates to MEDLLGAEIGKNDYDWLLTPPGTPRTPRLEVAEKTPSSNILPRRTATRSSSTTRASRLSVSQTENGLSTVPARPARSNSVTRPSIQSTLMSSSNRTAVLNTSISSVSSRPTTPSRRSSTVVPPKQSVLNTSISSVSSRPTTPSRRSSTVVPPKQSVAASRPVPARYSTPVKTRPSTPAKTRPSTPVRTRQAANSTSDSTAAKITSAQNSRPSTPTSRSRAMPNSSSGAIPAMSRPGVIPATSRGTVSATSRPGSSSSNVPGISRATSLSSSTIPSMSRSTSRSSTPTRQPAIRSSAPNIGRSPSVGRSSSISSLTSSINRPAANGGRNSAPSSAPSSRPGSPSPRPRAPVRPLDIPDFPNETPPNLRTKLPERPLSAGRSRPGMALGVRSTPSNESSAASAPVKKVSVPAMSRSKFSDAPSKTPTLTNGRQNRQTERSSMDSQPTKGSRPVTGTDNGFGMTMSKKSLDMAIRHMDIRQNLGGIRGAALFPHSIRSTAGKGRPARMSDPGHTISNGDRHYGDNGSINGHFSGDSNGALSRNGGSSTDSPDRGSIGGKETLSELDMYGSSRYEAMLLREDVRNTSWLHGFDDAKPDQSPLFDHRFEPLPEPFSPL; encoded by the exons ATGGAGGACCTGCTGGGTGCGGAGATCGGGAAGAACGACTATGACTG GCTTCTAACTCCCCCGGGGACGCCCCGTACTCCTAGACTGGAGGTTGCAGAGAAAACACCATCCTCAAATATATTACCTAGGCGGACTGCCACTAGATCATCATCAACCACCAGAGCGTCAAGG CTTTCGGTGTCTCAAACAGAGAATGGACTTTCCACAGTTCCCGCTAGACCAGCTAGAAGTAACTCTGTCACTCGTCCTTCTATTCAGTCCACTCTCATGTCTAGCTCCAACAGGACAGCAGTTCTCAATACAAGCATTTCTTCCGTCAGCTCAAGACCCACAACCCCAAGCAGGCGAAGCAGCACTGTTGTTCCACCAAAGCAATCAGTTCTCAATACAAGCATTTCTTCCGTCAGCTCAAGACCCACAACCCCAAGCAGGCGAAGCAGCACTGTTGTTCCACCAAAGCAATCAGTTGCAGCTTCACGCCCTGTGCCAGCAAGATACTCTACTCCTGTTAAAACTCGTCCATCTACACCAGCCAAAACTCGCCCATCTACTCCTGTGAGAACTCGTCAAGCAGCCAATTCTACAAGTGACTCAACTGCTGCCAAGATTACATCAGCTCAAAATTCAAGGCCATCAACTCCAACCTCCAGATCCCGTGCTATGCCCAATTCATCTTCTGGTGCAATTCCTGCAATGAGCCGTCCAGGTGTGATTCCTGCAACAAGTCGTGGTACAGTTTCAGCAACAAGCCGCCCTGGCTCATCCTCAAGTAATGTACCTGGGATAAGCCGTGCCACCTCATTGTCTTCAAGTACAATTCCTTCAATGAGCCGCTCCACCTCACGTTCATCCACACCTACACGCCAGCCTGCAATACGTTCATCAGCCCCAAATATTGGTCGCTCACCTTCTGTTGGGCGGAGTTCTAGCATCAGTAGCTTGACATCATCTATCAATCGACCTGCAGCAAATGGTGGCCGGAACTCAGCACCTTCATCAGCTCCATCATCTCGTCCAGGTTCTCCTAGTCCACGACCTCGAGCTCCAGTTCGTCCACTTGATATCCCTGATTTTCCAAATGAAACACCACCAAATCTTAGGACAAAACTGCCTGAACGACCATTATCTGCTGGTAGATCACGTCCGGGCATGGCTTTAGGAGTAAGATCAACCCCAAGTAATGAATCATCAGCTGCCTCAGCTCCTGTAAAGAAGGTGTCTGTGCCTGCTATGAGTCGAAGTAAATTTTCTGATGCACCATCAAAGACACCTACTCTCACGAATGGGCGCCAAAACAGACAGACTGAAAGGTCTAGTATGGACAGTCAACCTACTAAAGGCTCCAGGCCTGTCACAGGCACAGATAATGGATTTGGGATGACTATGTCAAAGAAGTCACTAGACATGGCAATCAGGCACATG GACATTCGGCAGAATTTGGGTGGAATACGTGGTGCGGCCCTCTTCCCCCATAGCATCCGCTCAACTGCCGGCAAGGGCAGGCCGGCTCGAATGTCTGATCCTGGGCATACCATCTCGAATGGGGACCGGCACTACGGCGACAACGGCAGCATCAACGGGCACTTCTCCGGGGACTCGAACGGAGCGCTCTCCCGCAACGGTGGCAGCTCCACCGACTCGCCGGACCGGGGAAGCATCGGGGGCAAGGAGACGCTGAGCGAGCTGGACATGTACGGCAGCTCGCGCTACGAGGCGATGCTGCTGAGGGAAGACGTGAGGAACACGAGCTGGCTGCACGGCTTCGACGACGCCAAGCCTGACCAGAGCCCGCTGTTCGACCACCGGTTCGAGCCGCTCCCGGAGCCCTTCAGCCCGCTATGA
- the LOC102701171 gene encoding V-type proton ATPase subunit E-like produces the protein MNDADVGKQIHQMVRFILQEAEEKASEISVAAEEEFNIEKLQLVESEKRRIRQEYERKVKQVDVGRKIEYSTQLNAARIKVLQAQDGVVGEMKEDAGRGLLRVTKDATAYRKVLKGLVVQSLLRLREPSVVLRCREADRGHVESVLEVAKKEYAEKAKVNLPKILIDGKVYLPPQMNTRDAHGPSCSGGVVLASQDGKIVCDNTLDARVEVSFKQKLPEIRKKLFSQKVSQ, from the exons ATGAACGATGCCGACGTCGGGAAGCAGATCCACCAGATGGTGCGGTTCATCCTGCAGGAGGCCGAGGAGAAAGCCAGCGAGATCTCGGTCGCCGCAGAGGAG GAGTTCAACATAGAGAAGCTGCAGCTGGTGGAGTCGGAGAAGCGGCGGATCCGGCAGGAGTACGAGCGCAAGGTGAAGCAGGTGGACGTCGGGAGGAAGAT cgAGTACTCGACGCAGCTGAACGCGGCGCGCATCAAGGTGCTGCAGGCGCAGGACGGCGTGGTGGGCGAGATGAAGGAGGACGCCGGCAGGGGGCTCCTCCGCGTTACCAAGGACGCCACCGCCTACAGGAAGGTCCTCAAGGGCCTCGTCGTCCAG AGCCTGCTCCGGCTGAGGGAGCCGTCGGTGGTGCTGCGGTGCCGGGAGGCGGACCGCGGGCACGTCGAGTCGGTGCTGGAGGTGGCGAAGAAGGAGTACGCCGAGAAGGCCAAGGTGAACCTCCCCAAGATCCTCATCGACGGCAAGGTCTACCTCCCGCCGCAGATGAACACCCGCGACGCCCATGGCCCGTCTTG CTCTGGAGGAGTGGTGCTTGCGTCGCAGGATGGCAAGATCGTCTGCGACAACACGTTGGATGCGAGGGTGGAGGTCTCTTTCAAGCAAAAGCTTCCTGAG ATCAGGAAGAAGCTCTTCAGCCAGAAAGTGTCACAATAA
- the LOC102701448 gene encoding serotonin N-acetyltransferase 1, chloroplastic has protein sequence MAPAASASTVGVAPPSLRCGACVLTATVACRMHARGKFPARRLLHGQAQVRNRVATTWSLKAGLWDSLRSGFLKGNNSTETVEPPPTPFEEEEPLPEELVLLERTLADGSTEQIIFSSAGDVDVYDLQALCDKVGWPRRPLTKIAASLRNSYLVATLHSIIRSPQAEGEESKQLIGMARATSDHAFNATIWDVLVDPSYQGQGLGKALMEKVIRTLLQRDISNITLFADNKVVDFYKNLGFEADPQGIKGMFWYPRF, from the exons ATggcgcccgccgcctccgcctccaccgtcggcgtcgcccctccctctctcagaTGCGGCGCCTGCGTCCTCACGGCCACGGTGGCGTGCCGCATGCACGCCCGGGGTAAGTTCCCCGCGCGCCGGCTGCTCCACGGCCAGGCGCAAG TTAGGAATCGGGTTGCGACAACTTGGTCCTTGAAGGCTGGTCTATGGGACTCCCTCAGATCAGG TTTTTTGAAAGGTAATAACAGTACAGAGACAGTAGAGCCACCACCAACACCATTTGAAGAGGAAGAACCTTTGCCTGAGGAACTAGTACTCCTAGAAAGGACACTAGCTGATGGCAGCACGGAGCAGATTATATTTTCTTCAGCTGGAGATGTTGATGTGTATGACCTCCAAGCCTTATGTGACAAG GTGGGATGGCCACGCAGACCTCTAACCAAAATAGCAGCATCCTTAAGAAACAGCTACCTGGTTGCCACGCTACATTCAATTATTAGGTCTCCACAAGCAG AGGGAGAAGAGAGTAAGCAACTAATCGGCATGGCGCGAGCAACTTCAGATCATGCCTTCAATGCTACAATATGGGATGTTCTCGTTGACCCGTCATATCAG GGTCAAGGTCTTGGTAAAGCCCTGATGGAGAAAGTAATCCGTACATTGCTCCAGAGAGACATCAGCAATATTACATTGTTTGCAGACAACAAAG TTGTAGATTTCTACAAGAACTTGGGATTCGAAGCTGACCCTCAAGGCATCAAGGGCATGTTCTGGTACCCCAGATTTTAA